The following coding sequences lie in one bacterium genomic window:
- a CDS encoding T9SS type A sorting domain-containing protein, with the protein MVRYLQASLIAVLSLFTIASARPAKDYVMGPVAVTGGEAVRAQAYLRVPGVTLDDEGGTPNSTYEIVGQTWFDIQTNGTHGKQIAVDPLGAVHFAWTNGEDAQSSSRHVFYNCWYQDTLAQGPTGVTVESSNRAGFCNIAAAANGFAFPAFHQALLSTPHAAASIDFIARAGAYTAFEVPFGGHEPAIIWPHIDMDRHGRIHMVATESGGAAEEYYVRGQPSYDSGFGIDINWGAGFVTPWDPATFITIDVACSRQSDRVAVAWIADPAGDIDQENIQMRVSEDGGNNWSDIVEVTGIPPIDPNCMANGGDYITCNADTFRPWIDLSLILDDDDNVHIAYTAHAWYYFDEDGTVGPFGLVYSTIWHWGEDREEFNLINHAFFANDSVALGVNNLMCHRPSLAIDTTNGYLYCSFQQFDQHAFSDAGYPMGEFYISVSTDNGQTWAIPTNVSNTPGQPNQPTGNDPSERDITIAKYVTDGVIHALYQHDYAAGSAVAGSGAEGPATLNDMVYMRVPVSDIPTHPLQEIWAFRADSTGFPRELSSRGEHVVLPAEMLLHQNYPNPFNPMTNIQFDLAKAGSVKLAVYDVTGRQVATLLDEAMSAGAHVVTFDGSSFATGVYFARLESGGESMTKKMILLK; encoded by the coding sequence ATGGTTCGCTATCTCCAAGCTTCGTTAATAGCTGTTCTTTCGTTGTTTACCATTGCGTCCGCCCGTCCGGCGAAAGACTATGTGATGGGACCTGTTGCGGTGACCGGAGGCGAAGCTGTCAGAGCGCAGGCGTACTTACGAGTTCCGGGAGTGACCCTCGATGACGAAGGCGGGACCCCTAATTCGACGTATGAGATTGTTGGCCAGACCTGGTTCGACATCCAAACCAACGGGACTCACGGTAAGCAAATTGCGGTCGATCCGCTTGGCGCTGTGCATTTCGCGTGGACCAACGGAGAAGATGCGCAGTCGAGCAGCAGGCACGTCTTTTACAATTGCTGGTATCAGGATACGCTTGCCCAAGGTCCCACGGGTGTGACTGTGGAGAGCAGCAATCGAGCAGGTTTCTGCAACATCGCTGCTGCGGCCAACGGCTTTGCGTTCCCTGCTTTTCACCAAGCGCTCTTGAGCACTCCCCATGCTGCGGCAAGCATTGACTTCATCGCGCGCGCTGGAGCTTATACCGCTTTCGAGGTTCCGTTCGGCGGGCACGAACCGGCCATCATCTGGCCGCACATTGATATGGATCGCCATGGACGGATCCACATGGTGGCAACTGAAAGCGGAGGCGCGGCTGAAGAGTATTATGTGCGCGGACAACCCAGCTATGACTCGGGTTTCGGAATCGATATCAACTGGGGCGCGGGCTTCGTCACGCCATGGGATCCTGCGACGTTCATAACTATTGATGTGGCGTGCTCACGCCAAAGTGATCGCGTGGCGGTCGCCTGGATTGCCGATCCGGCGGGGGACATCGATCAAGAGAATATCCAAATGCGAGTATCCGAAGACGGAGGCAACAATTGGAGCGACATTGTTGAAGTCACGGGCATTCCACCGATTGACCCGAATTGCATGGCTAACGGCGGGGACTACATCACCTGCAACGCCGACACATTCCGTCCGTGGATTGACTTGTCCCTGATTCTCGACGACGACGACAATGTTCACATTGCCTACACGGCGCACGCCTGGTACTACTTTGATGAAGATGGCACGGTAGGGCCGTTCGGATTGGTCTACTCTACAATCTGGCACTGGGGTGAAGATCGCGAAGAGTTCAATTTGATCAATCACGCGTTCTTTGCCAATGACTCCGTTGCCCTCGGCGTGAACAACCTGATGTGCCACCGCCCGAGTCTGGCGATTGACACGACGAACGGCTATCTCTATTGCTCATTTCAACAGTTTGACCAGCATGCCTTCAGCGATGCAGGTTATCCAATGGGGGAATTCTACATTTCCGTTTCGACGGATAACGGACAGACGTGGGCCATACCGACGAACGTGAGCAATACGCCGGGCCAGCCAAATCAGCCGACGGGCAACGATCCGAGCGAACGCGACATTACAATTGCAAAGTATGTGACGGACGGGGTCATTCATGCTCTTTACCAGCATGACTACGCGGCGGGCAGCGCAGTTGCAGGCAGCGGAGCGGAAGGCCCGGCCACGCTGAATGACATGGTCTACATGCGCGTTCCGGTGAGTGACATTCCGACGCATCCATTGCAGGAGATTTGGGCGTTTCGTGCTGACTCGACCGGATTTCCGCGGGAGTTAAGTTCGCGCGGTGAGCACGTCGTTTTGCCCGCGGAGATGCTGCTGCATCAGAACTATCCTAATCCGTTCAACCCGATGACGAATATTCAGTTTGATTTGGCGAAGGCCGGAAGTGTCAAGCTTGCAGTGTACGACGTGACGGGCCGTCAGGTTGCAACACTCTTGGATGAAGCGATGAGTGCCGGCGCGCACGTGGTCACGTTCGACGGAAGCAGTTTTGCGACGGGAGTGTATTTTGCGCGGTTGGAGTCGGGCGGGGAGAGTATGACAAAGAAAATGATCCTCCTCAAATAG
- a CDS encoding DUF4249 family protein: protein MKYSSYILLALFSTFLLSACDDEADVKYQEELVVDGFMYIGQRLEIRLSHTVPIDQAYYPDQVRVSGAEVYITVNQQSTYQLTEENSGVPGTYALPESVHVVTTGERYDLLVVREQDTLRAYSYAVAPIEITQAVLVDGDLITDPAPDTLEYGGDELRLRWTTSDVNFGYAILIQAMDEGKYGKECDFGDDNGPGTYLSIWTTRYIETQDVPWIGLCYTGPTMFRIFSCDTAAWNFIATTIIGEPALNPISNVSGGRGVFCAVDCDTFHITVTDTLED, encoded by the coding sequence ATGAAATATTCTTCTTACATACTTCTTGCCTTGTTCAGCACATTCCTGCTGTCCGCCTGTGACGATGAAGCGGACGTCAAGTATCAGGAAGAGCTGGTGGTTGACGGGTTCATGTATATCGGGCAGCGGCTGGAAATCCGCCTGTCTCACACCGTGCCGATCGATCAGGCTTATTATCCCGATCAGGTGCGCGTGAGTGGAGCGGAGGTTTACATTACGGTCAATCAGCAGTCCACCTATCAGCTTACTGAAGAGAACTCCGGAGTGCCCGGGACTTATGCTTTGCCCGAGTCTGTGCACGTCGTAACCACCGGCGAGCGTTACGATCTGCTCGTCGTGCGTGAGCAGGACACCTTGCGGGCTTACTCCTACGCCGTGGCACCAATTGAAATCACTCAGGCCGTGCTGGTTGATGGCGATTTGATCACCGATCCCGCTCCCGATACGCTGGAATACGGAGGAGATGAGCTTCGCTTGCGCTGGACGACGAGTGATGTGAATTTTGGCTATGCAATTCTGATTCAAGCCATGGATGAAGGCAAATACGGCAAAGAGTGTGATTTCGGGGATGACAATGGTCCGGGAACCTATCTCTCCATTTGGACCACCCGCTATATCGAAACACAGGATGTCCCTTGGATCGGACTCTGTTACACCGGTCCTACCATGTTCCGCATCTTCTCGTGCGACACGGCGGCGTGGAACTTTATCGCCACGACGATCATCGGCGAGCCAGCGTTGAATCCCATTTCAAATGTCAGCGGTGGGAGAGGCGTCTTCTGTGCGGTGGACTGCGACACCTTTCACATCACCGTGACAGACACACTCGAAGACTAA
- a CDS encoding TonB-dependent receptor: MLRNIILLAMLAGWATGAFARATVSGKIKDDATGESIPAVAVVVEGTNRGAAANVEGFFSIPNLEQGEYTLVFTSLGYESLRKPISINGENQNFEIRLRPAALLGREVVIIAERKEPEYAPKVAQIEVTPRQLVKLPQLAEPDLFRALQATAGILPSSDFSAELNIWGGSGDQNLILLNGINVYKPTHLAGLFSIFNMDAIKDVKLIKGGFGAQYGGRLSAVVDVADREGNRNKMQGKVGLSLLSSTALLEGPLPHGSWLVAGRRTYIDAATKAFKNAGIIEDDFPYYFFDFNAKVTRDFANGDRISPSAYWGDDILKLSSAVGDRLRLTWGNRTFSIPFVHIFSPKVYSHTNFAGSNFYGKQRFETTDSWGEWNNNINDLTLESDITYFANARNSMTFGFEAKMFDSYLEFLSSDYLLGRNDYDGDLLSLYASDDYRLTDKWTITPGLRYEHYSLKESNELLPRLAARRDLAPGMYVSGAWGLYTQYLQQVRVGEDFASLFDSYIALGERFGIARGQHFALSFVDDSLGRFKVTGGAYYKNFQNIVQLDLINAKDDGDTDLEDYVRVGKGYAYGFDATIGGDFGSYEMSLGYAWGRSRRVFGAFENFEPLDQGKTFPAYFDRQHSSNLFVSRKIRRRGSLETRLNYQSGLPYTKALGAYSPGLGLPAHFFQPGPTYGERFSPYVRLDVAYRLKYEWSWCKFSPYVEVINVLGRKNAFLRSLDLTTNPVGYEIIGQLPFLPTVGFTAEF; this comes from the coding sequence ATGCTTCGTAACATCATTTTGCTGGCAATGCTGGCGGGCTGGGCAACGGGGGCGTTTGCACGCGCGACAGTCTCCGGCAAAATCAAAGACGACGCCACGGGAGAGTCGATTCCAGCTGTGGCGGTCGTTGTGGAGGGAACGAATCGCGGGGCCGCAGCTAACGTGGAAGGATTCTTCTCGATTCCGAATCTGGAACAAGGGGAATACACGCTGGTCTTCACGTCGCTGGGATATGAATCTCTGCGCAAGCCGATCTCGATCAACGGAGAGAATCAGAACTTTGAGATTCGCTTGCGTCCGGCGGCGCTGCTGGGTCGCGAGGTCGTGATTATCGCGGAGCGCAAAGAACCGGAATACGCGCCCAAAGTCGCACAGATCGAAGTCACTCCGAGGCAACTGGTCAAGTTACCACAGCTTGCCGAACCTGACTTGTTTCGCGCGTTGCAAGCCACGGCGGGAATTCTGCCGTCCAGTGATTTCTCGGCAGAACTGAATATCTGGGGTGGTTCGGGTGACCAGAATCTGATTCTGCTGAACGGCATCAATGTATACAAGCCGACACACCTGGCCGGTCTGTTCTCTATCTTTAACATGGACGCCATCAAGGACGTCAAGCTTATCAAGGGCGGGTTCGGCGCACAATATGGCGGCAGATTGTCCGCTGTGGTAGACGTGGCGGACCGCGAAGGCAACCGCAACAAGATGCAGGGCAAAGTGGGACTCTCGCTGTTGTCTTCTACGGCTCTGCTCGAAGGGCCGCTGCCGCACGGGTCGTGGTTGGTGGCCGGTCGACGAACATATATTGACGCGGCGACCAAAGCCTTCAAAAACGCGGGCATCATCGAAGATGACTTTCCTTACTACTTCTTCGATTTCAATGCGAAGGTCACGCGGGATTTCGCGAACGGTGACCGAATTTCGCCGTCTGCCTACTGGGGCGACGATATCCTGAAGCTGTCGTCGGCGGTCGGCGACCGCCTGCGATTGACTTGGGGGAACAGGACATTCAGCATTCCGTTCGTTCACATCTTTTCGCCAAAGGTCTACTCGCATACAAACTTCGCCGGCAGCAACTTCTACGGTAAACAACGCTTCGAAACGACGGACTCGTGGGGGGAATGGAACAACAATATCAATGACCTCACCCTCGAATCCGACATCACCTATTTCGCAAATGCGCGAAACTCGATGACCTTCGGGTTTGAAGCCAAGATGTTTGATTCGTATCTGGAGTTCCTGTCCTCTGACTACCTTTTAGGACGCAACGACTACGATGGCGACTTGCTGTCGCTGTACGCGTCTGACGACTACCGTCTGACCGACAAATGGACGATTACCCCCGGTCTGCGTTACGAACATTACAGTCTGAAAGAGTCAAATGAATTGCTGCCGCGACTTGCCGCGCGCAGGGATTTGGCCCCGGGAATGTATGTGAGCGGCGCGTGGGGACTATACACCCAGTATCTTCAGCAGGTGCGCGTGGGCGAGGACTTTGCTTCGCTGTTCGATTCGTACATTGCGCTGGGTGAACGCTTCGGCATTGCCCGTGGACAGCATTTTGCCCTGAGTTTTGTGGATGACAGTCTGGGCAGGTTTAAAGTGACAGGTGGCGCATACTACAAGAACTTCCAGAATATTGTGCAGCTTGACCTGATCAATGCCAAGGATGACGGCGACACGGACCTTGAAGATTACGTTCGTGTCGGTAAAGGATACGCCTACGGCTTCGACGCCACCATCGGCGGAGATTTTGGAAGCTATGAGATGAGTCTGGGTTATGCATGGGGAAGATCACGAAGAGTCTTCGGAGCCTTTGAGAACTTCGAGCCGCTTGATCAGGGAAAGACCTTCCCCGCATATTTCGACCGCCAACACAGCAGCAACTTGTTTGTCAGCCGGAAGATTCGCAGGCGCGGCAGTTTGGAAACAAGGTTGAATTATCAGTCCGGCCTGCCGTATACCAAGGCATTGGGAGCTTACAGTCCAGGTCTCGGATTGCCCGCGCACTTCTTCCAACCGGGACCAACCTACGGCGAACGCTTCAGTCCGTATGTTCGACTGGATGTCGCCTATCGCTTAAAATACGAATGGAGCTGGTGCAAGTTCTCTCCTTATGTGGAGGTCATCAACGTGCTGGGTCGCAAGAACGCCTTCCTGAGGTCGCTCGACTTGACCACCAATCCGGTCGGCTATGAGATTATCGGCCAATTGCCGTTTCTGCCTACTGTCGGCTTCACCGCGGAGTTCTAA